In Sphaeramia orbicularis chromosome 14, fSphaOr1.1, whole genome shotgun sequence, the following are encoded in one genomic region:
- the LOC115433130 gene encoding high choriolytic enzyme 1-like has protein sequence MSPSVGLLLLVLLGLSQALSDIEEVPDDEDSVDITTAILSTNNASDENLFEGDLLFPTNRNLMMCWSGNRCRWPKSSNGQVVIPYVINNVFSSFEKDKIKRALQDFHTKTCIRFTPRVREYDYISLESRQGCYSAVGKSGGRQVVSLQKNGCMHKGIIQHELCHALGFQHEQTRSDRDQYIKIHWNNIASNMAHNFQKHRTINQETPYDYSSVMHYGKYAFARVRNQPTLTPYPDRSVPIGQRQAMSQWDITRINRAYSCN, from the coding sequence ATGAGTCCCTCTGTGGGTCTGCTGCTGTTGGTCCTGCTGGGTCTCTCTCAGGCCCTTTCTGACATAGAAGAGGTCCCAGATGATGAAGATAGTGTTGACATCACCACCGCGATTCTGTCCACCAACAACGCCTCCGATGAGAACCTGTTTGAAGGAGACTTGTTGTTTCCAACAAACAGAAACCTCATGATGTGCTGGTCTGGGAACAGGTGCCGCTGGCCTAAGTCGTCCAATGGTCAAGTGGTGATTCCCTACGTGATTAACAATGTCTTCAGCAGCTTCGAGAAGGACAAGATCAAACGTGCCCTGCAGGATTTCCACACAAAAACCTGCATCCGCTTCACCCCACGTGTGAGAGAGTACGACTACATAAGCCTGGAGAGTAGACAAGGATGCTACTCTGCTGTGGGCAAGTCAGGAGGCAGACAGGTGGTGTCTCTGCAGAAGAACGGCTGCATGCACAAAGGCATCATCCAGCATGAGCTGTGCCACGCTCTGGGCTTCCAACACGAACAAACCAGGAGTGACCGCGACCAATACATCAAAATCCACTGGAACAACATCGCATCAAATATGGCCCACAATTTCCAGAAACATCGCACCATCAACCAAGAAACTCCCTACGACTACAGCTCCGTCATGCACTACGGAAAATATGCTTTCGCCAGAGTCCGTAACCAGCCGACCCTCACCCCCTACCCTGACCGTTCTGTCCCAATCGGACAGAGGCAGGCCATGTCCCAGTGGGACATCACCAGGATCAACAGGGCCTACAGCTGCAACTAA